One stretch of Candidatus Bathyarchaeia archaeon DNA includes these proteins:
- a CDS encoding ABC transporter ATP-binding protein: MTDTHSAVTCDNLVKVYKDSKTRALDSVSFSVPSKGIFVLIGRNGSGKTTLVRILATELEPTSGAAFVNGIDVMKQAQQLREKIAIVPQEARPVPWMTPYQTVLSYLLWRGFGYGEAKQRAREWLQRLGLGECSNTLSRSLSGGMKRKVSVATVLASEAEIVFLDEPTTGLDPISRRALWDLLKETGKERFTFLTTHYLEEAEALADYIGVLDKGRLIRIGTLEQLRQSVKYNYSIKLLFQPPQGFLGQFSGEMLTEDGFVRILTHEEEAFRIARALSKGTGKFTINPISLDDIFFYLISQQEGEE; this comes from the coding sequence ATGACGGATACCCACAGTGCTGTTACATGCGACAACTTGGTTAAGGTTTACAAAGATAGCAAAACCCGTGCGCTGGACTCCGTGAGCTTTTCTGTTCCTTCCAAGGGTATATTTGTTCTCATCGGCAGGAACGGTTCAGGCAAAACCACCTTGGTGCGGATTTTAGCCACCGAACTTGAACCCACCTCAGGAGCAGCCTTTGTCAACGGCATTGATGTCATGAAACAGGCGCAGCAGCTTCGAGAGAAAATCGCCATCGTACCCCAAGAGGCACGCCCCGTGCCTTGGATGACCCCCTACCAGACGGTGCTTTCCTACCTGCTTTGGCGCGGATTTGGGTATGGCGAGGCAAAACAGCGGGCACGGGAATGGTTGCAGCGGCTGGGGCTTGGCGAGTGCAGCAACACTTTGAGCCGTTCGCTTTCGGGTGGAATGAAGAGAAAGGTTTCGGTTGCGACGGTTCTTGCTTCTGAGGCAGAAATTGTTTTCCTTGACGAGCCAACTACGGGGCTTGACCCGATTTCCCGAAGAGCCCTCTGGGACCTCCTCAAAGAAACCGGAAAAGAGCGTTTTACCTTTCTTACCACGCATTATCTTGAGGAAGCCGAGGCACTTGCCGACTACATTGGCGTGTTAGACAAGGGCAGGCTCATCCGCATCGGAACTTTAGAGCAGCTTAGGCAAAGCGTGAAGTACAATTACAGCATAAAACTCCTCTTTCAGCCCCCGCAAGGTTTTCTTGGGCAATTCAGCGGAGAAATGTTAACCGAAGATGGGTTTGTGCGAATTCTAACCCACGAAGAAGAAGCGTTCCGCATCGCACGGGCACTCTCCAAAGGCACAGGCAAATTCACCATCAACCCGATTTCGCTTGATGACATCTTCTTTTATCTAATCAGCCAACAAGAAGGAGAAGAATAA
- a CDS encoding ABC transporter permease, which yields MPNTAQGSTQKRSKFSQILAGVLVNSIYEMKNYPVVLINTVLAPFSFLFLIVLVSRGSLIGPAVQGAFIMTVFQSGMSIQTDLAHLKNDFKLQDMVVSSPTSWVTYMFGIALAEIVYSLPALIVLSVLAYFFLTLSLAGILQFVAVLGLMFLVSIAIGYTLSTFSSDIVQSFAFSRLISTLFSTIPPVYYPITYIPLPFRYLAYFSPTTYVAEIAQNAAGFLQVPSWNIILDWIVLVVLAVTLFLVAKTKARWREI from the coding sequence GTGCCAAACACCGCGCAGGGTTCAACGCAGAAGCGAAGCAAGTTCAGTCAGATTCTTGCAGGCGTGCTTGTAAACTCCATTTATGAAATGAAAAATTACCCCGTGGTTTTGATTAACACGGTTTTGGCTCCCTTCTCGTTTCTGTTTTTAATTGTGCTGGTGAGCCGCGGAAGCCTGATTGGACCAGCAGTGCAAGGCGCATTCATCATGACCGTTTTCCAGAGCGGCATGTCAATCCAAACCGACTTGGCACATCTAAAAAACGACTTCAAACTTCAGGACATGGTGGTTAGCTCTCCGACTTCTTGGGTTACTTACATGTTTGGAATTGCCTTGGCAGAAATCGTCTACTCACTTCCCGCTTTAATCGTGCTGAGTGTGCTGGCGTATTTCTTTCTAACCCTGAGTTTGGCGGGAATTCTGCAGTTCGTCGCGGTGCTGGGTTTGATGTTTCTGGTTTCCATCGCAATCGGCTACACGCTCTCCACCTTCTCCAGCGACATCGTGCAAAGCTTTGCCTTCTCAAGGCTTATCTCTACGCTTTTCTCAACAATACCCCCAGTGTATTACCCCATCACCTACATTCCGCTGCCCTTCCGGTACCTTGCATACTTTTCCCCCACGACGTATGTCGCTGAGATTGCTCAAAACGCCGCGGGGTTTTTGCAGGTGCCTTCTTGGAACATTATTTTGGACTGGATAGTGCTGGTTGTTTTGGCGGTGACGCTTTTTTTGGTTGCCAAAACTAAGGCGCGGTGGAGAGAAATCTGA
- a CDS encoding GNAT family N-acetyltransferase — protein sequence MSEVVKVVGLTPENYRELGCPCFLNPKHPAHLTKLEWLKDRFAEGFTIKSLYAENQKRPIGFIEYVPGEFAWRAVDAPDYLFIHCIWISPNKYKEQGNGSLLVQECINDAAAQGKAGVAVVTSEGPFMASKALFLKNGFEQVAQDDHFELMAKNLKADCGLPKFKDWRTELAKYMGLNIVYSNQCPWVARSIDETVEIAKEKRLDLKVTELKTAQDAQNAPSIYATFTLIYDGKILADHYISSTRLLSVLKKELKLI from the coding sequence ATGAGTGAAGTAGTTAAAGTTGTGGGTTTAACTCCTGAAAACTATCGTGAACTCGGGTGCCCTTGTTTTTTAAATCCAAAACATCCCGCGCATCTAACTAAGCTGGAGTGGCTTAAAGACCGTTTTGCGGAAGGCTTCACCATCAAGTCGCTTTACGCCGAAAACCAAAAGCGTCCCATAGGCTTCATTGAGTATGTTCCGGGCGAGTTTGCGTGGCGCGCCGTTGACGCCCCAGACTACCTGTTTATTCACTGCATTTGGATTAGTCCCAACAAGTACAAAGAACAAGGCAACGGTTCACTGCTGGTTCAGGAATGCATCAACGATGCCGCGGCACAGGGAAAAGCAGGCGTTGCTGTGGTGACAAGTGAAGGACCGTTTATGGCGTCTAAGGCTTTGTTTTTGAAAAACGGCTTTGAACAGGTGGCACAAGATGACCATTTCGAGTTGATGGCAAAAAACTTGAAAGCTGATTGTGGTTTGCCCAAGTTTAAGGATTGGCGAACAGAGCTAGCCAAGTACATGGGATTAAATATCGTATACTCCAACCAATGCCCTTGGGTAGCAAGGTCAATAGATGAAACAGTTGAGATTGCAAAAGAAAAACGCTTGGACCTCAAAGTAACCGAGCTTAAAACCGCCCAAGACGCTCAAAATGCGCCCTCCATTTACGCCACCTTCACCTTGATTTATGACGGAAAAATCTTAGCCGACCACTACATTTCCAGCACACGTCTCTTAAGCGTCCTAAAGAAAGAGCTGAAACTGATTTAG
- a CDS encoding Nre family DNA repair protein — MLQKPRSASASSNANNWLLDVIRQVNHSALDNNQIATSTRQSSLCVLCKGARNLCGKSRCPLMVKVNSYLKSVPLLGSEDIDGASPPSVFIGRIGYPNVYVGPLVPPIHEDTRLFDLPEHWFGKSIDEIVGFRSLLVRGKHRVHVQEFSTAGKIMEQTRELALADNSVDLELNLTKKPRGNITLDDDVQPFGPSAPIRDLHVGNSRFNQHVEKAFYDTDLKSTTAVQELYRRGVLVSQIQKAFSVGAFGVEKNRRLVPTRWSITAVDDIIGKSLVAQVKTFPEINEYRVYESVYLDNVFEILMLPAAWSYESMEAWYPGTTWNPNGANVVVYSDAEGNNGRTTYAQIGGCYYSARLATCEQLIKERRQATVVVLREARPGYIMPMGVWQVRENVRNAMRQKPLKFNTLAQSLQHVSGKLEIPMQQWIAQGKLLRQELFQKRISDFFGSN; from the coding sequence TTGCTTCAGAAACCCCGTAGTGCATCCGCTTCTTCGAACGCAAACAATTGGTTACTGGATGTCATACGGCAAGTTAATCACTCCGCGTTGGATAACAACCAAATCGCCACATCAACCCGCCAAAGCAGCCTATGCGTCTTGTGCAAAGGCGCACGGAACCTATGCGGCAAAAGCCGATGCCCCCTCATGGTCAAAGTTAACTCTTACCTCAAAAGCGTCCCCCTGCTGGGCAGCGAAGACATCGACGGCGCCTCCCCACCCAGCGTATTCATTGGCAGAATCGGCTACCCCAACGTCTACGTCGGACCCCTCGTGCCCCCCATTCACGAAGACACCCGCCTCTTTGACTTGCCAGAGCATTGGTTTGGCAAATCCATAGACGAAATCGTCGGGTTCCGCAGCCTGCTGGTCCGCGGCAAACACCGCGTCCACGTACAAGAATTCTCCACGGCGGGCAAAATCATGGAGCAGACCCGCGAGTTGGCGTTAGCCGACAACAGTGTCGATTTGGAGCTTAACCTCACCAAGAAACCGCGCGGCAACATTACCTTGGATGATGATGTGCAGCCGTTTGGTCCCTCCGCGCCCATCCGCGACCTGCATGTGGGCAACTCCCGTTTCAATCAACATGTGGAAAAAGCCTTCTACGACACCGACCTGAAATCCACAACGGCAGTACAGGAACTTTACCGCCGCGGCGTGTTGGTGAGCCAAATCCAAAAAGCCTTCAGCGTCGGCGCATTTGGGGTGGAGAAGAACCGGCGGTTGGTGCCTACCCGATGGAGCATAACTGCCGTAGACGACATCATTGGTAAGAGCCTTGTGGCGCAGGTGAAGACTTTCCCCGAAATCAACGAGTACCGCGTCTACGAATCCGTCTATTTGGATAATGTGTTTGAGATTTTGATGTTGCCTGCCGCTTGGAGCTACGAATCCATGGAGGCATGGTACCCTGGAACCACTTGGAACCCTAACGGCGCCAACGTGGTTGTCTACAGCGACGCGGAAGGCAACAACGGACGAACCACCTATGCGCAGATTGGCGGATGCTACTACAGCGCGCGGCTAGCCACCTGCGAGCAACTCATCAAGGAACGCCGCCAAGCCACCGTCGTGGTCCTGCGGGAAGCCCGCCCCGGCTACATCATGCCCATGGGAGTGTGGCAAGTCCGCGAAAACGTGCGAAATGCTATGCGGCAAAAACCCCTCAAATTCAACACCCTTGCGCAGTCGCTTCAACATGTTAGTGGCAAGTTGGAGATTCCGATGCAGCAGTGGATTGCTCAGGGCAAGCTGCTGCGGCAGGAGCTGTTTCAGAAGCGCATAAGTGACTTCTTCGGCAGCAACTGA
- a CDS encoding glycoside hydrolase family 15 protein, with translation MFLRLGDHGIIGNLNTCAIINRDGNVDWCCFPNLESPSVFAGILDSEKGGRFVIQPNHMFQSAQKYLKNSNVLQTYFFSWFGNAKLTDFMPIQTARAEKHLRQAIYRKLECLSGGTVFKVEFSPKFDYGRGQTNLRLLENGAEASYNSHDEHIFLYSPYRLSLFGDMAVTQFRLKRGESVWFLLRYNFDHRDDDAECAQAFDETLTYWRTWARERESSAEVLFHGRWRQAAIRSGLILKLLMNDETGSIAAAATTSIPEEIGGTRNWDYRFNWVRDASFTIQALYHLGHPEEAKKHLLWFTNVCKQHEDPADIQPLYALNNQKGLTEEEIYSLAGYRNSRPVRVGNKASHQIQLDVYGELVNAFYETTRYGMTLSEDDWAFVKKIVEHVRKNWNTKDSGIWEARSEPRHYVYSKVMCWVALDRGVRIAVAHNFEAPLDDWRATMDEIKTAVLQNGFSEQLNSFVQSFGSQDLDATGLLLPIVGFLPIDDPKIQGTIKTIIEKLGGTDNLLYRYLNDDGLHGREGKFFLCSFWLVQALSLSGRELEAEKVLFSMLKYVSPTGLISEEVETDTGELLGNFPQAFSHIGLINSLIYLYRAQGASHKLSLIGTEEFNTLLI, from the coding sequence ATGTTTTTGAGGCTAGGTGACCATGGAATAATTGGAAATCTCAACACTTGTGCGATAATAAATCGAGACGGGAATGTTGATTGGTGCTGTTTTCCCAACCTTGAATCGCCCAGTGTTTTCGCTGGAATTCTTGACAGCGAGAAGGGTGGGCGCTTTGTTATTCAGCCCAATCATATGTTTCAGTCAGCCCAGAAATATCTGAAGAATAGCAATGTTTTGCAAACCTACTTTTTTTCGTGGTTTGGAAACGCAAAACTAACCGATTTCATGCCCATCCAGACTGCAAGGGCTGAGAAACACCTGCGTCAAGCGATATATAGAAAGTTGGAGTGCCTTTCAGGGGGCACGGTTTTCAAAGTAGAGTTTTCACCCAAATTTGATTACGGCAGGGGACAAACAAATCTGAGATTACTTGAAAATGGCGCTGAAGCCTCTTACAACTCGCACGATGAACATATCTTCCTTTATTCGCCATACCGTTTGTCGTTATTTGGGGATATGGCGGTTACTCAATTTCGTCTTAAACGTGGGGAAAGCGTCTGGTTCTTGCTCAGATACAATTTTGACCACAGAGACGACGATGCTGAATGCGCTCAGGCGTTTGATGAAACTCTTACCTACTGGCGAACTTGGGCGCGTGAACGTGAAAGTTCTGCTGAGGTTCTTTTTCATGGCAGATGGCGGCAGGCGGCTATTCGTTCTGGCTTGATTTTGAAATTGTTAATGAATGATGAAACGGGGTCTATTGCTGCAGCGGCAACCACCTCTATTCCTGAAGAGATTGGCGGGACTCGTAATTGGGACTACCGATTCAATTGGGTCCGAGATGCATCTTTCACGATTCAAGCTCTTTACCATCTGGGGCATCCAGAAGAGGCAAAAAAACACCTATTATGGTTCACTAACGTCTGTAAACAGCATGAAGACCCTGCTGATATTCAGCCCTTGTATGCACTAAACAATCAAAAAGGTCTAACGGAAGAGGAAATCTACTCTTTAGCTGGGTATAGAAACTCCCGTCCAGTGCGTGTTGGCAACAAAGCCTCACACCAGATACAACTGGACGTATACGGAGAGTTAGTCAACGCTTTCTATGAAACTACCCGTTACGGAATGACCCTGTCAGAAGACGATTGGGCTTTCGTAAAAAAGATAGTTGAACATGTACGCAAAAACTGGAACACAAAAGACTCAGGCATATGGGAAGCTAGATCTGAGCCCAGACACTACGTTTACTCCAAGGTGATGTGTTGGGTAGCTTTGGATAGAGGCGTACGCATAGCTGTGGCACACAATTTTGAAGCTCCACTTGACGATTGGAGAGCAACAATGGATGAAATAAAAACGGCGGTTCTGCAGAATGGCTTTAGTGAACAATTGAACAGTTTTGTTCAATCGTTTGGCTCACAAGACCTTGATGCAACTGGGTTGCTTTTGCCAATAGTGGGTTTTCTGCCAATTGATGATCCAAAAATTCAAGGAACCATAAAAACAATCATCGAAAAATTAGGGGGAACAGACAACTTGCTTTACCGATATCTCAACGATGACGGGTTACATGGTAGGGAAGGTAAATTCTTTTTATGCTCTTTTTGGCTGGTGCAAGCGTTGTCTCTTTCTGGCAGAGAATTAGAAGCTGAGAAAGTCCTCTTCAGCATGCTAAAGTACGTGAGCCCAACTGGCTTGATATCTGAAGAAGTTGAAACCGACACAGGAGAACTTCTCGGAAACTTTCCTCAAGCGTTTAGCCATATTGGCCTGATTAACAGTTTAATCTATTTGTACCGAGCCCAAGGGGCGTCGCATAAATTAAGCCTCATCGGCACAGAAGAATTTAACACTCTGCTAATTTAG
- a CDS encoding inorganic diphosphatase — translation MNFWKDLPAGDKPPELLNMVIEVTSGSRDKYEYSKEWEAFVLDRIIPSSVVFPVEYGFVPQTWFDDGDPLDIMVLSFASLNVGCVVKVRVIGALIIEDEAGLDAKILSVLVSDRRFEGYHDIDDVHQHQLVEIQEFFETYKRLEPHKWAKTRDWKNAKEAKEIVNYAMEKYRERNIQAPEKQVK, via the coding sequence ATGAACTTCTGGAAGGATTTGCCAGCCGGCGACAAACCGCCCGAACTGCTAAACATGGTCATCGAAGTAACCAGCGGAAGCAGAGACAAATACGAATACAGCAAAGAATGGGAAGCCTTTGTTTTGGACAGGATTATTCCGTCGTCGGTGGTTTTCCCCGTGGAATACGGGTTTGTGCCCCAGACATGGTTTGACGACGGCGACCCCCTCGACATCATGGTGCTCAGCTTCGCGTCGCTTAACGTGGGTTGTGTTGTGAAGGTGCGGGTTATCGGCGCGCTTATAATCGAGGATGAAGCAGGCTTAGACGCCAAGATTCTGTCAGTGCTGGTTAGCGACCGACGATTTGAAGGTTACCACGACATCGACGATGTGCACCAGCATCAGTTGGTGGAGATTCAGGAGTTCTTTGAAACCTACAAGCGGCTGGAACCGCACAAGTGGGCAAAAACGCGGGACTGGAAAAACGCCAAAGAAGCCAAGGAAATCGTCAATTACGCCATGGAGAAGTACCGCGAACGAAACATACAAGCCCCCGAAAAGCAGGTCAAATAA
- the nucS gene encoding endonuclease NucS has protein sequence MQPSNADVQVNPTLAEASATIEKALAQRRTLVVAGNCNVHYSGRAKSTLEPGERLVIIKSDGSLLVHRPVGYEPVNWQPAGSVFHVQQKDGELEVHGVRQKPRENVRVKFTSIFMVSALNLEDAGDFLLHATEDDMHRAILLKPELFEEGFKPISWEKHVEPGFVDIYGEDKNGKLVIVEVKRKNASKDAALQLAKYIEPIKAKVNREVRAVLVAPSLGKDVQRMLVTLGLEYKPLDPKTCAEVLKKTGTTKLESFFAPKKPQVSAEKI, from the coding sequence ATGCAACCCTCCAACGCAGACGTACAAGTAAACCCCACCCTTGCCGAAGCTTCAGCCACAATCGAGAAGGCACTTGCCCAGAGGCGTACCCTCGTGGTTGCAGGCAACTGCAATGTACATTACAGTGGACGCGCCAAATCCACACTGGAACCCGGCGAGCGTCTTGTCATTATCAAATCAGATGGTTCCCTGCTGGTGCATCGCCCCGTCGGCTACGAACCCGTCAACTGGCAACCCGCCGGCAGCGTCTTTCACGTCCAACAAAAAGACGGCGAACTCGAAGTTCACGGTGTACGCCAAAAACCCCGCGAAAACGTCCGCGTAAAATTCACCTCCATCTTCATGGTTTCCGCCCTCAACTTGGAGGACGCAGGAGATTTCTTGCTGCACGCAACCGAAGACGACATGCACCGCGCCATCCTGCTTAAGCCTGAATTGTTTGAGGAGGGGTTTAAGCCGATTAGCTGGGAAAAACATGTGGAGCCAGGGTTTGTGGACATCTATGGCGAGGACAAAAACGGTAAACTCGTCATCGTGGAAGTTAAACGTAAAAACGCCTCTAAAGACGCCGCCCTGCAACTCGCAAAGTACATTGAACCCATCAAGGCGAAGGTGAACCGTGAAGTGCGTGCTGTGCTGGTTGCGCCCAGTCTGGGCAAAGATGTGCAACGCATGCTGGTCACATTGGGGCTCGAGTACAAACCATTGGACCCCAAAACCTGTGCGGAAGTTCTCAAAAAAACAGGCACAACCAAGCTGGAAAGCTTTTTTGCGCCTAAAAAGCCGCAGGTTTCAGCCGAGAAAATTTAA
- a CDS encoding class I SAM-dependent methyltransferase produces MFDQTVLEAAIVHKTSEGFAVNSWRQKRSVMRRYNLTIQMYDDRYRQEQEAKYHAALQDLTLQSDSWFLDVGCGSGLFFRYVAGFAKEVVGVDISRQLLLQAQQRAKPYGNVAVVLADADHLPFKADVFGFVFAFTVLQNMPKPVNTLKHLQSVAAKGACYVVTGLKGAMSLEVFGGFLEAAGLTAVGLRDDDVLRCHVVRCVQRSV; encoded by the coding sequence TTGTTTGACCAAACAGTTTTAGAAGCGGCTATTGTACATAAGACTTCTGAAGGTTTCGCTGTGAACAGTTGGAGACAGAAACGTTCGGTCATGCGGCGCTACAACCTCACTATCCAGATGTACGATGACCGCTACCGCCAAGAGCAAGAAGCCAAATACCACGCCGCCCTTCAAGACCTAACCCTCCAAAGCGATAGTTGGTTTCTGGATGTCGGTTGCGGCTCAGGCCTATTTTTCCGTTATGTTGCTGGCTTCGCTAAAGAAGTGGTTGGGGTGGATATTTCCCGTCAACTGCTGCTTCAAGCCCAACAACGCGCCAAACCCTACGGAAACGTTGCCGTGGTTTTGGCTGACGCAGACCATTTGCCTTTCAAGGCGGACGTTTTTGGTTTCGTGTTTGCGTTTACGGTTCTCCAAAACATGCCTAAACCTGTGAATACGCTTAAGCATCTGCAGTCTGTGGCGGCAAAAGGTGCCTGTTATGTGGTCACGGGGCTTAAGGGGGCGATGTCTTTGGAGGTTTTTGGGGGTTTTTTGGAGGCGGCAGGTTTAACAGCCGTCGGTCTTCGGGACGATGATGTGCTTCGTTGTCATGTGGTTAGATGCGTCCAACGTTCTGTTTGA
- a CDS encoding 4Fe-4S dicluster domain-containing protein, with amino-acid sequence MPFKTQKLDTADALTLEWILQVKNYKLTLDKNLCVGCQICSLACPKGAITVTKQPKVAGEAAKKAKVDIDLSKCNFCGICAVTCPYGAINVTLNGNSNLPVVDKEGYPELIRDIKIGNHNCPKDCVACVEACPLGQIKVSKVTYDGKPVENLDDLPPNQRRHVQVIVDLPKDKCPTCRVCEYKCPEGVIKMRKTFEGKIAIDTEKCPEGCHDCVDVCPITGTLTVGDDGKVIVNEATCTYCGACKVVCPVDEALSLKRTKVLHKPIHSGAWNKALERLTSPVDCVKELKATSGRNAQKMICRRFTTEEVIR; translated from the coding sequence ATGCCGTTCAAAACTCAAAAACTCGACACGGCAGATGCTCTTACGCTAGAGTGGATTTTGCAAGTTAAAAACTACAAATTAACCCTTGACAAGAACCTCTGTGTAGGCTGCCAAATCTGCAGTTTAGCCTGCCCAAAGGGCGCTATAACCGTCACCAAACAGCCCAAGGTTGCAGGCGAAGCGGCAAAGAAAGCTAAAGTGGACATTGACCTTTCTAAATGTAACTTCTGCGGCATATGCGCTGTAACTTGCCCCTACGGAGCCATAAATGTCACTTTAAACGGCAACTCCAATCTCCCCGTCGTGGACAAAGAAGGTTATCCAGAGCTTATTCGCGACATCAAAATTGGCAATCACAACTGCCCCAAAGACTGCGTTGCATGTGTCGAAGCGTGTCCACTGGGGCAAATCAAAGTTTCCAAAGTTACCTACGACGGAAAACCCGTGGAAAACTTAGATGACCTCCCCCCCAACCAAAGACGCCACGTGCAGGTAATTGTTGACCTCCCCAAAGATAAATGCCCAACCTGCCGCGTCTGCGAGTACAAGTGCCCCGAGGGCGTCATCAAGATGCGAAAAACTTTCGAAGGCAAAATCGCCATCGACACAGAAAAATGCCCTGAAGGCTGCCACGACTGTGTGGACGTCTGCCCAATAACAGGCACTCTGACGGTTGGAGACGACGGCAAAGTCATAGTCAACGAAGCCACCTGCACCTACTGTGGTGCCTGCAAGGTGGTTTGCCCAGTGGATGAAGCATTGTCGCTTAAACGCACCAAAGTTTTACACAAACCCATTCACTCAGGGGCTTGGAACAAAGCGCTTGAACGCCTCACCTCACCCGTGGACTGCGTCAAAGAACTCAAGGCAACTAGCGGAAGAAACGCCCAAAAAATGATATGCAGACGTTTCACTACCGAAGAGGTCATCAGATAA
- a CDS encoding 4Fe-4S binding protein: MSNPETQKPSEASKLAETPRVGVFVCHCGLNIAGTVDVKQVVEYAKTIPDVVLVKESRYTCADPGQEEIRKSIKEHNLNRVVVAACSPRMHEPTFRKTVSEAGLNPFVFEMANIREFASWCHPNTPEEATAKAKDTVRMAVAKARLLKPLATMEVPVTKNALVIGGGIAGINSALDLANMGFKVYLVEKNSSIGGHMAQLDKTFPTLDCSIUIEGPRMVEVLRHPKVEVISNADVLSVEGFVGNFRVKVRKNPRYVIEDRCTGCGECKDVCPIEYPNEWDLNLGVRKAISIPFDQAVPLVYSINKDYCIECFKCIDACGTRRAINFDQEPEEIDLDIGAIIVTTGCDIYQPVEDARYGYGRYDNVLTALEFERLITAGGPTTGHVVRTSDGKRPKSVALIQCVGSRDVNKFEYCSGFCCMYGLKEAILLKEHYHDDVDVYIFYMDIRTPSKGYEEFYRKAREMGITFIRGKPSQILEDPKTKNLVIRAEDTELGQPIEVETEMVVLSTAAIPSKGAGELANILHITRGPDGFFMESHPKLKPMDTPMDGVFLAGACQGPKDIPYSVAQGSGAAARAATILSQPKWMIEPIVAIVDPAKCRNVKAKCGVCVKSCPFGAITAAEGQAAQVNAAQCHGCGTCVADCPQDAITQMHFTDEQIFSQIRAALEKDPGEKILTFMCNW, encoded by the coding sequence ATGAGCAATCCAGAAACACAAAAACCATCTGAAGCCTCCAAACTTGCGGAAACCCCGCGTGTGGGAGTCTTCGTCTGCCACTGCGGTTTAAACATCGCTGGAACGGTAGACGTTAAACAGGTAGTTGAATACGCTAAAACAATACCTGACGTTGTCCTCGTAAAAGAGAGCCGATACACCTGCGCTGACCCCGGACAAGAAGAAATCAGAAAATCCATAAAAGAACACAACTTGAACCGCGTGGTTGTTGCCGCTTGCAGCCCAAGGATGCATGAGCCGACATTTCGGAAAACCGTAAGTGAAGCAGGGTTAAACCCCTTTGTGTTCGAAATGGCGAACATACGTGAGTTCGCTTCGTGGTGCCATCCTAATACTCCCGAAGAAGCCACAGCAAAAGCAAAAGATACGGTGCGAATGGCTGTGGCAAAAGCGCGGTTACTTAAGCCTCTCGCAACCATGGAGGTTCCTGTAACTAAAAACGCCTTGGTTATCGGCGGAGGCATCGCCGGCATCAACTCCGCTTTAGATTTGGCAAATATGGGTTTCAAAGTTTACCTTGTCGAGAAGAACTCAAGCATAGGAGGTCACATGGCTCAACTCGACAAGACTTTCCCAACTCTGGATTGCAGCATATGAATTGAAGGCCCTAGGATGGTCGAGGTATTACGCCATCCTAAGGTCGAAGTAATCTCAAACGCTGACGTCCTCAGCGTAGAAGGTTTCGTAGGCAACTTCAGAGTTAAAGTTCGCAAGAATCCACGATACGTCATTGAAGACAGATGCACCGGCTGCGGAGAATGCAAAGACGTCTGCCCAATCGAGTACCCCAACGAGTGGGACCTCAACTTAGGTGTCAGAAAAGCCATTTCCATTCCGTTTGACCAAGCAGTGCCTCTTGTCTACTCGATAAACAAGGATTACTGCATCGAGTGCTTCAAATGTATAGATGCCTGCGGTACACGCCGAGCCATTAACTTTGACCAAGAACCCGAAGAAATCGACTTGGACATTGGGGCAATCATTGTAACAACTGGTTGCGATATTTATCAGCCTGTGGAGGACGCTAGGTACGGCTATGGAAGATACGATAACGTACTTACAGCTTTAGAGTTTGAGCGCCTCATCACCGCTGGCGGTCCAACAACTGGTCACGTAGTCCGCACATCTGATGGGAAAAGACCCAAAAGCGTTGCCCTCATTCAATGCGTTGGTTCAAGGGACGTAAACAAGTTCGAGTACTGTTCTGGTTTCTGCTGCATGTATGGGCTAAAAGAAGCCATCCTCCTGAAAGAACACTACCATGATGACGTGGACGTCTACATTTTCTACATGGACATACGCACTCCCTCCAAAGGCTACGAAGAATTTTACCGAAAGGCTCGCGAAATGGGCATCACTTTCATCAGAGGAAAGCCGTCCCAAATACTGGAAGACCCCAAGACCAAAAACTTGGTTATACGCGCAGAAGACACAGAGCTGGGACAACCCATCGAAGTCGAAACGGAAATGGTCGTGCTTAGCACTGCAGCCATACCTAGCAAGGGCGCTGGAGAGTTGGCTAACATCCTTCACATAACGCGAGGACCCGACGGCTTCTTCATGGAGAGCCACCCCAAACTCAAACCAATGGATACACCCATGGACGGCGTGTTCCTAGCGGGTGCCTGCCAAGGGCCAAAGGACATACCTTACAGCGTAGCGCAAGGAAGCGGCGCGGCAGCAAGAGCGGCAACAATCCTTTCTCAACCGAAATGGATGATTGAACCGATTGTCGCGATAGTTGACCCCGCCAAATGCAGAAACGTGAAAGCAAAATGTGGAGTTTGCGTTAAAAGCTGTCCCTTTGGAGCCATAACTGCAGCTGAAGGGCAAGCAGCCCAAGTTAACGCTGCCCAGTGCCATGGATGCGGAACATGCGTTGCAGACTGCCCACAAGACGCCATAACCCAGATGCACTTCACAGACGAACAGATCTTCTCCCAAATCCGAGCGGCTCTAGAAAAAGACCCTGGGGAGAAGATACTAACGTTTATGTGTAATTGGTGA